A genome region from Candidatus Saganbacteria bacterium includes the following:
- a CDS encoding nucleotide sugar dehydrogenase: protein MEKLLDKIRSKKANIAIIGMGYVGLPLGIEIAKIGFNVLGIDTSKPKTENLNKGNSHVEDVKSEDIRTLLGQGRISFYDNPQVIEKADVVIICVPTPLRKTGDPDISFITSAVQEIKDHIHENMLVILESTTFPGTTDEVVRPQIESFGYKIGENFFLAFSPERVDPGNPAYYTKNIPKVIGGVEIKSGEAAQALYGQVFEKTMLVKDAKTAEMVKLLENTFRNVNIAFINEFCQICHQMKVDVWEIIETAKTKPFGFMPFYPGPGIGGHCITTDPTYLTWKAKFIGGDVQLINLSTQINREMPAYVVTRVEQLIGDLKDKKILLLGMAYKKDISDIRESPAIDVFRLFRQLGSIADYSDPYVPELHDEVTRESFTSKELSKEMISSYDCVVLTTDHSNYDLKMIEDSAKKIFDTRNAFRGVVSDKIYRL from the coding sequence ATGGAAAAACTACTTGACAAGATAAGATCAAAAAAAGCAAATATAGCGATAATCGGCATGGGCTATGTGGGGCTTCCGCTCGGCATCGAGATTGCCAAGATCGGGTTCAATGTCTTAGGGATAGACACGAGCAAGCCGAAGACAGAGAACCTGAACAAGGGCAACAGCCATGTTGAGGACGTAAAGAGCGAGGATATCAGGACTCTCCTCGGGCAGGGCAGGATATCTTTTTATGATAACCCCCAGGTGATCGAGAAAGCGGATGTGGTCATAATCTGCGTGCCGACCCCGCTCCGCAAGACCGGGGACCCCGACATCTCTTTCATAACCTCCGCGGTCCAGGAGATAAAGGACCATATCCACGAGAACATGCTTGTGATACTGGAGAGCACGACATTTCCAGGCACTACCGATGAAGTGGTCCGGCCGCAGATTGAAAGCTTCGGCTACAAGATCGGGGAGAACTTTTTCCTGGCATTCTCTCCGGAAAGAGTGGACCCCGGGAACCCGGCGTATTACACGAAGAACATCCCTAAAGTGATCGGCGGGGTGGAAATCAAATCCGGGGAAGCCGCGCAGGCCCTCTACGGCCAGGTCTTTGAAAAGACCATGCTGGTAAAGGACGCTAAGACCGCCGAAATGGTCAAGCTGCTCGAGAACACTTTCAGGAACGTAAATATCGCGTTCATAAACGAGTTCTGCCAGATCTGCCACCAGATGAAGGTGGATGTGTGGGAGATAATCGAAACAGCAAAGACAAAACCTTTCGGGTTCATGCCTTTCTATCCCGGGCCCGGCATCGGCGGCCACTGCATCACCACTGACCCGACATATCTTACCTGGAAAGCAAAATTCATAGGAGGGGATGTCCAGCTCATAAATCTTTCCACGCAGATAAACAGAGAGATGCCGGCTTATGTGGTAACAAGAGTGGAGCAGCTCATCGGCGATCTGAAAGACAAAAAAATACTGCTGCTCGGCATGGCATATAAAAAAGATATTTCGGATATCAGGGAATCACCGGCGATCGACGTGTTCAGGCTGTTCAGGCAGTTAGGTTCAATTGCGGATTACAGCGATCCGTATGTGCCGGAGCTGCATGACGAGGTGACCAGGGAATCATTCACCTCAAAAGAGCTTTCAAAGGAGATGATATCTTCTTATGACTGCGTGGTGCTCACGACCGACCATTCAAATTACGACCTCAAGATGATAGAGGACAGCGCGAAGAAGATATTCGATACAAGAAACGCTTTCAGGGGCGTTGTGTCGGATAAGATATACAGACTGTGA
- a CDS encoding dual specificity protein phosphatase family protein — MKIKSAAVCFLLLIFSVSSIAGTSVCVKYPSNLVSGSGPMPYNYHVIDGHIHTGGHPLDPEIDLKASDETVLSVLNYLKSKGIRHFIDLENTRAVQARYSSLLEKAGIERYHVPMHIAKVPTPSEWKKIKELMKGPVYIHCKWGADRTGMVIAKYLIEEKGYTTGEAVEAVKTGGSHSGVKGGLRTELYYPTLLWFINRK; from the coding sequence ATGAAAATAAAATCCGCCGCGGTTTGTTTTTTACTCTTAATATTTTCGGTGTCTTCCATTGCGGGGACATCGGTCTGCGTGAAATACCCTTCTAACCTTGTCAGCGGCAGCGGCCCGATGCCTTACAATTACCACGTCATCGACGGCCATATCCACACGGGAGGCCATCCTTTAGACCCGGAAATAGACCTTAAAGCAAGCGATGAGACTGTTTTATCGGTATTAAATTATCTCAAGTCGAAAGGCATTCGTCATTTTATAGATCTTGAAAATACCAGGGCCGTCCAGGCAAGATACTCTTCTTTGCTTGAAAAGGCCGGCATCGAAAGGTATCACGTGCCCATGCACATCGCGAAGGTACCTACGCCATCAGAGTGGAAAAAGATAAAAGAGCTTATGAAAGGCCCCGTCTATATCCACTGCAAGTGGGGCGCTGACAGGACCGGGATGGTGATCGCGAAATACTTAATAGAAGAAAAAGGCTATACGACCGGAGAAGCTGTTGAAGCTGTGAAGACCGGCGGAAGCCATTCCGGCGTGAAAGGCGGCCTAAGGACGGAGCTTTACTACCCTACTCTCTTGTGGTTCATAAACAGGAAGTGA
- a CDS encoding RNA methyltransferase — MIESADNTKIKLAKKLLSNKKERDKEGLFAVEGPHLIEEAVKSGIEIKYILYGSKAETALAALNADKIEKFMVSDKIIASVSDTVTSQGILAVVKKPKAGPGISGKYIVMCDSIQDPGNLGTIIRSAAASGFNVVVSGDSADVYNPKTVRATQGALFKTAVFEDADLKEALKKTKGRVLGAKMNASKSIYEVKLDTPFTVIIGNEAGGIRKELLDLCDEKVKIPMEAGVESLNAGVCASIIMFESMRQRGQQNAVRSKQ, encoded by the coding sequence ATGATAGAAAGCGCGGATAATACCAAGATCAAGCTGGCAAAAAAATTGCTCTCAAATAAAAAGGAGAGGGATAAAGAAGGCCTGTTCGCAGTAGAAGGGCCGCACCTGATCGAAGAAGCGGTAAAGAGCGGTATCGAGATAAAATATATTTTGTACGGCAGCAAAGCGGAGACGGCGCTCGCAGCTTTGAATGCGGATAAGATCGAAAAGTTCATGGTCTCTGATAAGATAATAGCTTCCGTTTCCGACACCGTGACCTCCCAGGGAATACTGGCCGTGGTCAAAAAACCTAAGGCCGGTCCCGGTATTTCAGGAAAATATATTGTTATGTGCGACTCGATACAGGACCCAGGTAACCTTGGGACGATAATACGTTCCGCGGCGGCATCAGGATTTAATGTTGTTGTCTCGGGTGACAGCGCGGATGTGTATAATCCAAAAACAGTTCGCGCGACGCAGGGCGCTTTGTTCAAAACAGCCGTCTTTGAAGACGCGGACCTGAAAGAGGCATTAAAGAAGACAAAAGGCAGGGTCCTTGGAGCAAAAATGAACGCCTCAAAGTCTATATATGAAGTGAAACTGGATACGCCTTTTACTGTTATAATTGGTAATGAAGCAGGCGGCATCAGGAAAGAACTGCTGGACCTCTGTGATGAAAAGGTAAAAATACCCATGGAGGCCGGTGTCGAATCGCTCAATGCAGGGGTTTGCGCGTCAATAATAATGTTCGAATCGATGAGGCAGAGGGGACAGCAGAATGCAGTCCGCAGTAAGCAGTAA
- a CDS encoding Gfo/Idh/MocA family oxidoreductase gives MIKAGVIGTGFMGELHCKAYSAASEADLAGIFDTDNKRAAEIAEKYKTVPFSDPEKFLEAVDIASIAVPTVLHFRYAKMCAEKKVHTLIEKPITATTQEAGELMRLIDASNTISAVGYIERFNPAVTELFKALKGKKVLSIKASRHAPPAGRANDVSVVIDLMLHDLDIVLNIAGSRPVGVASRGGKAGGEVLSSVDADIIFENAVTAELSASKIAPEKSRTIEIKCEDCEINADLIKRNVTVSRNGSIVETTQARGEEPIKAEVNDFIESVILRRKPAVSARDSLNSFYLAAEIEKKCVLS, from the coding sequence ATGATAAAAGCGGGCGTCATAGGGACGGGTTTTATGGGGGAACTTCACTGCAAGGCCTACAGCGCGGCCAGTGAGGCGGACCTCGCTGGAATTTTTGATACGGATAATAAAAGGGCTGCGGAGATCGCGGAGAAATATAAAACGGTCCCTTTCAGCGATCCGGAAAAGTTCCTGGAAGCGGTGGATATCGCAAGCATAGCCGTCCCGACAGTGCTTCACTTCAGATACGCAAAGATGTGCGCCGAAAAAAAAGTCCATACTCTCATAGAAAAACCGATAACCGCCACGACGCAGGAAGCCGGGGAGCTTATGAGATTGATCGACGCCTCGAACACAATATCCGCGGTAGGCTACATCGAGAGGTTCAACCCGGCCGTGACAGAACTTTTTAAAGCGCTGAAAGGAAAGAAAGTATTGTCCATAAAAGCATCAAGGCACGCGCCGCCTGCCGGGAGGGCGAACGACGTGAGCGTCGTGATAGACCTGATGCTCCATGACCTTGACATCGTCCTGAATATTGCAGGGTCAAGGCCGGTTGGCGTTGCGTCAAGAGGCGGAAAAGCAGGAGGCGAGGTCCTGAGTTCCGTAGATGCGGACATCATCTTTGAGAACGCTGTAACAGCTGAACTTTCGGCCAGCAAAATAGCGCCCGAAAAATCGAGAACGATAGAGATCAAATGCGAGGACTGCGAGATCAATGCCGATCTGATAAAAAGGAATGTGACCGTAAGCAGGAACGGTTCTATCGTCGAAACGACACAAGCAAGAGGGGAAGAGCCGATAAAGGCGGAAGTGAATGACTTTATCGAAAGCGTGATACTGCGCAGGAAGCCGGCCGTGAGTGCGAGGGATTCCCTGAATTCTTTTTATCTTGCGGCAGAAATAGAAAAAAAGTGCGTGCTATCTTAA
- the pheT gene encoding phenylalanine--tRNA ligase subunit beta, whose translation MKIPFEWLKEFVDADGGIEKVAQGLSMSGTEIASKENNVLEIEILPNRGDCLSVLGVAREVCAVQGKNLKSQKAEVKEEGRQIGELARVEVKDKKLCPRYMARVITDITIGDSPSWMQKRLLDCGMRPINNIVDITNYVLLESGQPLHAFDLDRLEGKKIIVRKAADKEKIKTLDDVERTLSKDDLVIADENRPVAIAGVMGGGSTEVSSSTKNILLESAYFEPASVNRTAKDQKMRTEASIRFERGVDFDNVAKALDRAAGLMTEHGKGKAAKGVIDIKESERKPKEIILRPEKLNKVLGIEVPEKKCADILTGLGFSVGKSGESLKVAVPLHRAGDIEREIDLIEEVARIFGYDKLKETVPSIEPAIKSDDRTEKSIRKESRLKQVLADCGFSEAKTFSMTGEKLYSKAGLTLGKAVPITNPLIDEMTHLRTTIVPGLLEAAQYNIHRQMHDIALFEAGSVFSLQGSEQRERTVVSALLTGSVWEGAVEKDPSASSGQGKISEDLYYLKGIVEDILDLYGEGKAEFRTSSGPLLKEGAEIFLNGDKIGFFGQVQDRIKANFDLTAPVFIFEIDLDALCLTKEPLVVYSSAPKFPSVRRDIAMFIPENVLHKDIAGLIRSAGGRLVESVTLFDKFESKGRISLAYSVIYRDVNKTLTDEAVNTVHGKVINALVEKLNVEIRK comes from the coding sequence ATGAAAATACCGTTTGAATGGTTAAAAGAATTCGTGGATGCCGACGGCGGCATTGAAAAAGTCGCGCAAGGCCTGTCCATGTCCGGCACCGAGATCGCGTCAAAAGAAAATAATGTCCTTGAAATAGAGATCCTTCCTAACAGGGGCGACTGCCTGTCCGTGCTCGGCGTGGCAAGGGAAGTGTGCGCGGTACAGGGAAAAAATTTGAAAAGCCAAAAAGCTGAAGTGAAGGAAGAGGGAAGGCAGATCGGCGAACTTGCCCGCGTAGAAGTTAAAGATAAGAAGCTGTGCCCGAGATACATGGCGCGCGTCATCACGGATATAACGATCGGGGATTCCCCGTCCTGGATGCAGAAAAGACTGCTGGATTGCGGGATGAGGCCGATAAATAATATCGTCGATATCACGAATTACGTGCTTCTTGAATCAGGACAGCCGCTCCACGCTTTTGACCTTGACAGGCTTGAAGGGAAAAAGATCATAGTTAGAAAAGCAGCCGACAAGGAAAAGATAAAAACGCTGGATGACGTTGAAAGGACCCTTTCAAAAGATGACCTCGTCATCGCGGATGAAAACCGTCCTGTCGCGATAGCGGGCGTCATGGGAGGCGGCAGTACCGAGGTCTCTTCTTCGACAAAGAATATCCTTCTTGAGTCGGCGTATTTTGAGCCGGCATCGGTTAACAGGACCGCGAAGGACCAGAAGATGAGGACTGAGGCTTCCATAAGGTTTGAAAGGGGCGTCGATTTTGACAACGTGGCAAAAGCTCTTGACAGGGCGGCGGGCCTTATGACAGAGCATGGCAAAGGGAAAGCGGCCAAAGGCGTCATCGACATAAAAGAAAGCGAAAGAAAGCCCAAAGAGATCATCCTGAGGCCCGAAAAGCTGAACAAGGTGCTCGGGATAGAGGTCCCTGAAAAAAAATGCGCCGATATCCTTACGGGACTCGGCTTTTCCGTCGGCAAAAGCGGGGAGTCTCTCAAAGTGGCCGTCCCGCTCCACAGGGCGGGTGATATCGAAAGGGAGATAGACCTGATAGAAGAAGTCGCCCGCATCTTCGGTTATGACAAGTTAAAGGAGACAGTCCCCTCGATAGAGCCGGCAATAAAAAGCGATGACCGGACGGAAAAGTCCATCAGGAAAGAGAGCAGGCTGAAACAGGTCCTTGCTGACTGCGGTTTTTCGGAGGCAAAGACTTTCAGCATGACAGGCGAAAAACTTTACTCAAAAGCGGGGCTGACCCTGGGAAAAGCCGTGCCGATAACCAACCCGCTCATAGATGAGATGACGCATTTAAGGACGACCATCGTCCCGGGACTGCTCGAGGCGGCGCAGTATAACATCCACCGCCAGATGCATGACATCGCGCTTTTTGAGGCCGGCAGTGTGTTCTCCCTGCAGGGCAGTGAGCAAAGAGAAAGGACCGTCGTCTCGGCGCTCCTGACGGGGTCCGTCTGGGAAGGAGCGGTGGAAAAAGACCCCTCGGCAAGCTCGGGGCAAGGCAAGATCAGCGAAGACCTCTATTATTTAAAAGGAATTGTTGAAGATATACTTGACCTTTACGGTGAGGGGAAGGCGGAATTCAGGACCTCTTCCGGCCCGCTTTTAAAAGAAGGAGCGGAAATATTCCTGAACGGAGATAAGATAGGTTTCTTCGGCCAGGTACAGGACAGGATAAAAGCGAATTTCGACCTGACAGCCCCTGTCTTCATCTTTGAAATAGACCTTGACGCGCTTTGCCTTACAAAAGAACCCCTCGTGGTATACAGTTCAGCCCCGAAGTTCCCTAGCGTCAGGCGCGATATCGCGATGTTCATCCCGGAAAATGTCCTTCATAAAGACATCGCGGGCCTGATCAGGTCCGCGGGAGGCAGGCTCGTGGAATCGGTCACGTTATTTGATAAGTTTGAAAGTAAAGGCAGGATAAGTCTTGCCTACAGCGTTATCTACAGAGATGTGAATAAGACCTTGACGGATGAGGCGGTAAATACTGTTCACGGAAAAGTGATTAATGCACTGGTTGAAAAGTTGAATGTCGAAATAAGGAAATAG
- the pheS gene encoding phenylalanine--tRNA ligase subunit alpha: protein MEEKIQKTETEALAEIGATSDLRTFESAKNKYLGRKGLIAELFNEMKVLSPEEKKKAGALLNGLKMKAEEKAKEKAEALNAGSSKRASDRLDITLPGKRIKKGSINIITQVMDEMLAIFSSMGYIVAQGPEIETDYYNFEALNIPADHPSRDMWSTFYVSGGKLLRTHTSPVQVRFMEKNDPPFAAVFPGKVYRRDAADASHLPVFHQLEGLLVGDDITMSDLKGTLTKFLRKMFGRDRKVRFRPSFFPFTEPSAEVDVECFICGGKGCRLCKNTGWLEILGSGMVDPNVFPVSGFAFGMGIERIAMLKYGVDDIRVFFENDLRVLRQF from the coding sequence ATTGAAGAAAAAATTCAAAAGACAGAGACAGAAGCTCTCGCGGAGATAGGGGCGACTTCCGACTTAAGGACTTTTGAATCGGCGAAAAACAAATATCTCGGCAGGAAAGGCCTTATAGCGGAGCTTTTCAACGAGATGAAGGTGCTTTCGCCGGAGGAGAAGAAGAAGGCCGGAGCTTTGTTGAACGGCCTGAAGATGAAAGCGGAGGAGAAGGCGAAGGAGAAGGCGGAGGCGTTAAATGCCGGGTCTTCAAAAAGAGCGTCTGACAGGCTTGACATCACGCTTCCCGGAAAAAGGATAAAAAAAGGCAGCATTAATATAATCACACAGGTGATGGATGAAATGCTTGCAATATTTTCTTCGATGGGATACATCGTTGCCCAGGGGCCCGAGATAGAGACCGACTATTATAATTTTGAAGCCCTGAACATCCCGGCGGACCACCCCTCGAGGGACATGTGGAGCACTTTTTACGTGTCCGGAGGAAAACTGCTCAGGACCCACACCTCTCCCGTCCAGGTGAGGTTCATGGAAAAGAACGACCCGCCGTTCGCGGCGGTATTTCCCGGCAAGGTCTACAGGCGCGACGCGGCAGACGCTTCCCATCTTCCGGTATTTCATCAACTGGAAGGGCTGCTGGTCGGCGATGATATAACTATGTCCGACCTGAAAGGCACGCTCACAAAATTTTTAAGGAAGATGTTCGGGCGTGACAGGAAAGTACGCTTCAGGCCGAGTTTTTTCCCGTTCACAGAACCTTCAGCGGAAGTGGATGTAGAATGTTTCATCTGCGGCGGAAAAGGCTGCCGGCTTTGCAAGAACACGGGATGGCTTGAGATCCTCGGCTCGGGAATGGTGGATCCGAACGTCTTTCCGGTGAGCGGGTTCGCGTTCGGCATGGGAATAGAGCGCATCGCGATGCTCAAATACGGAGTCGATGATATCCGCGTGTTTTTTGAGAATGATTTAAGGGTATTGAGGCAATTTTAA
- the mutS gene encoding DNA mismatch repair protein MutS → MSDPTPMMKQYRQVKSEVPDALLFFRLGDFYEMFGEDALVASKELEITLTGRGQGENRAPMCGVPYHSVTPYISKLISKGYKVAICEQVEDPDLAEGLVKREVIKIITPGTVLDTAMLSEKESNYLMALSFSSGRTGLSYIDISTGEFKALDIEGDVGMKVLYDEIERVSPAEVIISRDVFENDKKLVSFLKSKNIVITPYNLKDIFDAALAKEKVLKHFKLESLDGFGFKGDELSLCAVSPVIDYLKETQKTSLSHVNSIKKYRIDNFMYIDTSTRRNLELVQTIKERSFEGSLLWMLDRTKTPMGSRLLRSWVLSPLCDKKQIDARLEAVEELTKSSILRQELEGTLDDIRDIERLTGKIASASANARDLVALKESLLRLPKVKELLSGCFSRLIKEMTGFGDLSGIASLIEASIVDDPPFVIKDGGLIKKGYSAELDEIIEASTQGKEWISRLEETERQRTGIKSLKVGFTKVFGYYIEVSATNQKYVPMDYIRKQTLVNCERYITPELKEKESMILNAQERVVETEYSLFCTIRDRIAGSSKELQAVSLCIASLDALLALANTAVGEGYFKPEITSGGELMIKEGRHPVAEKTIGHHLFVPNDTRMDELSRFLLITGPNMAGKSTYMKQIALIALLAQIGSFVPAKSAKIPVIDRIFTRVGALDDIYAGQSTFMVEMLEAANILNNATENSLIILDEIGRGTATFDGMSIACAVSEFIHTKIKAKTLFATHYHEITQLAEKYPGMKNLNVAVKEEGDHITFLHKILEGPSDKSYGIQVAKLAGLPDEVIKRAKEVYEKLEMVESDFGKI, encoded by the coding sequence ATGTCCGATCCTACCCCCATGATGAAACAATACCGTCAGGTAAAGTCCGAGGTGCCGGACGCGCTTTTGTTCTTCAGGCTCGGCGACTTCTACGAGATGTTCGGGGAAGACGCGCTCGTCGCGTCAAAAGAACTGGAAATAACGCTTACAGGAAGAGGGCAGGGCGAGAACCGCGCTCCGATGTGCGGTGTCCCTTATCACAGCGTCACTCCTTATATTTCCAAACTTATATCGAAAGGCTACAAGGTCGCGATATGCGAGCAGGTGGAAGACCCCGATCTTGCTGAAGGGCTCGTAAAAAGAGAGGTCATAAAAATAATCACTCCCGGGACGGTGCTGGATACCGCGATGCTCAGCGAAAAAGAAAGCAACTACCTGATGGCCCTTTCTTTTTCATCCGGCAGGACAGGCCTTTCGTATATCGATATCTCGACCGGAGAGTTCAAAGCTCTTGATATCGAAGGAGATGTCGGCATGAAAGTGCTGTATGACGAGATAGAACGCGTGAGCCCGGCCGAAGTCATTATCTCAAGGGATGTATTTGAGAACGATAAAAAACTGGTATCGTTCTTAAAGTCAAAGAACATAGTCATCACCCCGTATAACCTGAAAGACATCTTTGACGCGGCGCTTGCCAAGGAAAAAGTACTGAAGCATTTTAAACTGGAATCGCTTGACGGGTTCGGCTTCAAAGGCGACGAGCTGTCGCTCTGCGCGGTATCGCCTGTAATAGATTATCTTAAAGAGACGCAGAAGACATCTCTCTCGCACGTAAACTCCATAAAAAAATACCGGATAGACAATTTCATGTATATCGACACGTCCACGAGGAGGAACCTCGAGCTTGTCCAGACAATTAAGGAAAGGAGCTTTGAAGGAAGCCTTTTATGGATGCTTGACAGGACAAAAACGCCGATGGGCTCAAGGCTTTTGAGAAGCTGGGTGCTTTCACCCCTGTGCGATAAAAAGCAGATAGATGCCAGGCTTGAAGCCGTTGAGGAGCTTACAAAAAGCTCTATTCTTAGGCAGGAGCTTGAAGGAACGCTTGACGATATCAGGGACATAGAAAGGCTGACCGGAAAGATCGCCTCGGCAAGCGCTAACGCGAGGGACCTTGTCGCTTTGAAAGAATCGTTGCTACGTCTTCCCAAAGTAAAAGAACTGTTGTCGGGCTGCTTTTCCCGCCTTATAAAAGAAATGACGGGCTTTGGCGACCTTTCAGGTATTGCTTCTTTGATAGAGGCTTCCATAGTTGACGACCCTCCCTTCGTGATAAAAGACGGAGGTCTGATAAAAAAAGGGTACAGCGCCGAGCTGGACGAGATAATAGAAGCCTCCACGCAGGGGAAGGAATGGATCTCCCGTCTTGAAGAGACGGAGAGGCAGAGGACCGGGATAAAGTCGCTCAAGGTCGGGTTCACGAAAGTCTTCGGATACTATATCGAAGTTTCGGCCACTAACCAGAAATATGTCCCGATGGATTATATCCGCAAACAGACGCTCGTCAACTGTGAGAGATACATCACTCCCGAGCTGAAAGAAAAAGAATCCATGATCCTCAACGCCCAGGAGCGCGTGGTGGAGACGGAGTACAGCCTGTTCTGCACCATAAGGGACAGGATAGCCGGGTCATCAAAGGAACTTCAGGCAGTATCTTTGTGCATAGCGTCCCTTGACGCTCTCTTAGCTCTTGCAAATACGGCAGTGGGCGAAGGTTATTTTAAACCGGAGATCACATCCGGCGGCGAGCTTATGATAAAAGAAGGACGCCATCCGGTAGCGGAGAAGACTATCGGGCATCACCTGTTCGTGCCGAACGACACAAGGATGGACGAATTGAGCCGCTTTCTTTTAATAACAGGCCCTAACATGGCGGGGAAGTCTACATATATGAAGCAGATAGCTTTGATCGCTCTTCTTGCCCAGATAGGAAGCTTTGTTCCCGCAAAGTCGGCAAAGATACCTGTCATAGACCGGATATTCACAAGGGTAGGAGCGCTGGACGATATTTACGCCGGGCAGTCCACTTTCATGGTCGAGATGCTCGAGGCGGCAAATATCCTAAATAACGCGACAGAGAACAGTCTGATCATACTTGACGAAATAGGACGGGGGACCGCGACTTTCGATGGTATGAGCATAGCCTGCGCGGTCTCGGAATTCATCCATACAAAGATAAAGGCAAAGACGCTTTTCGCGACGCATTACCACGAGATAACCCAGCTCGCGGAAAAGTATCCCGGGATGAAGAACCTGAACGTCGCCGTGAAAGAAGAAGGAGACCATATAACTTTTCTGCACAAGATACTGGAAGGCCCCTCCGACAAGAGCTACGGCATACAGGTCGCGAAACTCGCGGGCCTGCCGGACGAAGTTATAAAAAGGGCAAAAGAAGTCTATGAAAAGCTGGAGATGGTAGAGAGCGACTTTGGAAAGATTTGA